Proteins co-encoded in one Pocillopora verrucosa isolate sample1 chromosome 1, ASM3666991v2, whole genome shotgun sequence genomic window:
- the LOC131785458 gene encoding uncharacterized protein, with the protein MSRVIYTLRNLVKTMASLLCFVGLLLVGFASANLEGHQQRLTKHHSSPHKNHHSVQNTPLVEPGAQKNIIAHKTPQKTTLQKPQVKQSVPLTSVNKPAAQNEVKTVNSKAVEGTRQATGRAILLHTANGQGHVVQDSPSGKAQVIVINSEVAADNGGKLDPFSQDCLDAHNNYRAKHGVPPLMWSRELADGAQNWADQLASTDSLQHDEVAIHNRKMGENLAYFQPAVPKCEGAMVDNCVNCREMVQRWYDEVKNYDFDKGGPKAASGAYKHFSQLIWANTAELGVGTAVSKRYGFITVARYRPTGNDGGIEEFIRNVPPEGGPLPTLSAPLQDNTKHAGDEKISPSSQKSPVVSQATTNSVASHTANKNLSKADKEQGYAPTVTSGAPILAKGAKLGGQLASVQPIDKEQHHKGGFVHTLTANDGTKAQVYLSRNGAHAGIVFRNEIFRVTPDEDTTGVKRTINVL; encoded by the exons ATGTCAAGGGTAATTTATACGCTACGAAATCTTGTTAAAACAATGGCGTCCTTGCTATGTTTTGTGGGTTTGCTGCTCGTAGGGTTCGCGTCAGCCAATCTAGAAG GTCATCAACAAAGATTAACAAAACACCATTCTTCACCTCACAAAAATCATCATTCTGTCCAAAATACACCCCTTGTCGAGCCAGGCGCtcagaaaaatataattgcGCACAAAACCCCACAGAAAACCACATTACAGAAACCTCAAGTAAAGCAATCCGTTCCACTGACTTCTGTAAATAAACCAGCTGCGCAGAATGAGGTTAAGACAGTAAATTCTAAAGCAGTTGAGGGGACCAGACAAGCAACTGGAAGAGCAATTTTATTACATACTGCTAATGGTCAGGGACATGTTGTCCAAG ACTCACCCAGTGGGAAAGCTCAAGTGATTGTTATCAACTCAGAGGTTGCAGCTGACAATG GTGGTAAACTCGATCCATTCTCCCAAGATTGTCTCGATGCACATAACAACTATCGAGCTAAACATGGAGTCCCCCCTCTTATGTGGTCACGTGAATTGGCAGATGGAGCGCAAAACTGGGCGGATCAACTGGCGTCCACTGACTCTTTACAACACGATGAAGTCGCCATACACAACCGGAAGATGG gaGAGAACCTGGCTTATTTTCAACCAGCCGTTCCGAAATGCGAAGGTGCCATGGTTGACAACTGTGTTAACTGCCGAGAGATGGTCCAACGGTGGTACGATGAAGTTAAAAACTATGATTTTGATAAAGGAGGACCTAAGGCAGCCAGCGGTGCTTACAAACACTTTAGTCAGTTGATTTGGGCTAACACCGCTGAACTCGGAGTTGGAACCGCGGTCAGTAAACGGTATGGCTTTATAACAGTGGCACGGTACAGACCGACGGGAAATGATGGCGGGATTGAGGAGTTTATAAGGAATGTTCCTCCAGAAGGAG GACCTCTACCGACATTATCCGCACCACTCCAAGACAATACAAAACACGCGGGGGACGAAAAAATCTCCCCTTCATCGCAGAAATCTCCAGTTGTTTCCCAAGCAACAACAAACTCAGTTGCTTCTCATAcagcaaacaaaaatttatccaaaGCCGACAAGGAGCAGGGCTACGCGCCAACCGTAACAAGCGGGGCTCCAATTTTGGCTAAAGGAGCCAAACTTGGAGGTCAACTGGCGTCTGTTCAACCAATAGACAAAGAGCAGCATCACAAGGGTGGTTTTGTGCACACACTGACAGCCAATGACGGAACGAAGGCTCAGGTTTACCTTAGCAGAAATGGAGCCCATGCGGGCATAGTATTCAGAAACGAAATATTCAGAG TGACTCCAGATGAGGATACGACAGGAGTGAAAAGGACGATAAATGTGCTGtaa